In Hydrogenispora ethanolica, one genomic interval encodes:
- a CDS encoding calcium-binding protein, whose product MHLIKTDFGGKLGSFSLDYLGGHPGMDIVILNATVVLYEKGMHILTTLSRDNAFLEWRQIRRIRFSGGRDWFCEVEHDDGLIRLQNTDRSISPENFLNIIRQIRPDLPVEWAKADPSNVFDLAAKRREKESREQEQRVRAFLAALESDDDDEILSVWKERFESELVLPFAVEILSEGDSSTGDSATGPAAKVIGWDGIDELYGIMAVVRRGRKKYVLPLSELEPVDKDGDHYQLIEDYIYWLGGR is encoded by the coding sequence TTGCACCTGATTAAAACCGATTTTGGCGGTAAGCTGGGAAGTTTTTCCCTGGACTATCTGGGCGGCCACCCGGGCATGGATATTGTGATATTAAATGCCACGGTCGTGTTATATGAGAAAGGAATGCACATTCTGACGACGCTGAGCCGGGACAATGCTTTTCTGGAATGGCGGCAGATCAGGAGGATCCGCTTCTCCGGAGGCCGGGACTGGTTCTGCGAAGTGGAGCACGATGACGGCCTGATCCGGCTGCAGAATACCGACCGCTCCATCAGCCCCGAAAACTTCTTGAATATTATCCGCCAGATCCGGCCCGACCTTCCGGTGGAATGGGCTAAGGCCGATCCGTCCAATGTGTTTGACCTCGCGGCGAAGCGGCGGGAGAAAGAAAGCCGCGAACAGGAGCAACGGGTTCGCGCCTTCCTTGCGGCTTTGGAGAGCGACGATGACGATGAGATCCTGAGTGTCTGGAAGGAACGGTTCGAGTCCGAGCTGGTCTTGCCTTTCGCGGTCGAGATCCTTTCTGAAGGGGATTCGTCAACAGGAGATTCGGCAACGGGTCCGGCAGCGAAGGTCATCGGCTGGGACGGAATCGACGAGCTTTATGGGATCATGGCCGTGGTCCGGCGCGGCCGCAAAAAATATGTCCTGCCCCTCTCCGAACTGGAACCGGTCGATAAAGATGGCGATCATTATCAGTTGATTGAGGATTACATCTATTGGCTTGGCGGACGTTAG
- a CDS encoding DUF3795 domain-containing protein has protein sequence MERKERKENGYCGLYCGACPVFMKTQNGQIEQLAAELGTPVVEVACFGCKSNQVAKWCRDDCPIKKCSQEKGHDYCIECDDYLCKDLMEFRDDPRYPYHTEIEAYLDQIRKEGTESWLNFMKIRWSCKNCHTPYDWFQQTCNRCGAAVAGYHKPES, from the coding sequence ATGGAGCGCAAAGAAAGAAAAGAAAACGGCTATTGCGGTTTATATTGCGGTGCCTGTCCGGTCTTTATGAAAACGCAAAACGGCCAGATCGAACAACTGGCGGCTGAACTTGGAACACCTGTCGTAGAAGTTGCTTGTTTCGGCTGTAAAAGCAATCAAGTGGCCAAGTGGTGCCGCGATGATTGTCCCATCAAAAAGTGTTCCCAGGAAAAAGGCCATGATTACTGCATCGAATGTGACGATTATCTCTGTAAAGACCTGATGGAATTCAGAGACGACCCGCGTTACCCTTACCATACCGAGATCGAGGCTTATCTCGATCAAATCCGGAAAGAAGGCACCGAATCCTGGTTGAACTTCATGAAAATACGCTGGTCATGCAAGAATTGCCATACGCCATACGATTGGTTTCAACAGACCTGTAACCGCTGCGGCGCCGCTGTCGCGGGGTATCACAAACCCGAAAGCTGA
- a CDS encoding PAS domain S-box protein → MSVAEENALFYSIFCHSSDGMAFIGPDLKIRYANDQFAQQLRISSEALLGYSEQPLPGWSPQMSAMYEEVRNTGKPFRGESVPFQFEKQPERGITYWDFTLAPVNGKNGTFLGWVLIHRETTEKIMLEKEKAILIDKLQQERDQLEAVIESMQEGVILSDPKGSIVKSNSAARQMLGSDDSKDGPNHLTQFLFDSQLHVFDGAFRSFEEKPFSRVFLGETVLRQTSTGNIRYISYNKTLVMNSDGTPTLTVLMCRDITYREQLIRRLEQEQARLQAILEQMPSGVIIVEAPSGKVISANKRYGEILCLSFFPLELSELYHAIKCFRGDGRPFSQEERPLFRSLQYGEIVSNEEIIVQRADGSFGVILESSAPVLDREDKIVAAVLVLTEITNLKEAMTKAALANQLQQIIEFLPDGTFVVDKDRKVIAWNRANELLTGAFKAEILGQEAYANTTVCPEQLRMIDIVLDGASENIEAEFDKNGDVLARQVLLPSLNQRSNVYLELKATPLRNEYGDTLGVIETIRDITRQKELEAETIRMQKIESVGILAGGIAHDFNNYLAAILSNIQLAGLRFENGRDIRPLLATVEGLVSKATGLTKQLLAFSKGGIPIKKITSLKELVLDTVEFVLRGSRVSCYCVIPEELRQAEVDPGQITQVLTNLLINASQAMPEGGNITVRCENTPWDSMDSLPIKPGEYVKVSVIDQGPGIPQENLAKIFDPYFTTKKQGNGLGLAVCYSIINNHGGYIGVESKAGSGSTFYFYLPAISELDAATEAVRDEDLDEAEEHGKILIMDDEKNITIPVSQILQRVGYEVDLASDGAEAITKYIKAQTEGEPYDAVILDLTVPGGMNGKRTIEQLLKISPNVRAIVCSGYSEDPVLAHYKDFNFRDVVLKPYKVEELRRVLYRVLHE, encoded by the coding sequence ATGAGCGTTGCCGAAGAGAACGCTTTATTTTACTCCATTTTTTGTCATAGTTCGGACGGGATGGCTTTCATCGGTCCGGATCTTAAGATCCGTTATGCAAACGACCAATTTGCCCAACAACTTCGAATATCGTCTGAGGCCTTGCTCGGCTATTCGGAACAGCCCCTTCCGGGGTGGTCCCCACAAATGTCCGCGATGTATGAGGAAGTCCGGAATACCGGAAAACCTTTCCGGGGTGAATCCGTCCCGTTCCAGTTTGAAAAGCAGCCGGAGCGGGGCATCACCTATTGGGATTTTACGCTGGCTCCGGTAAACGGCAAGAATGGAACATTCTTGGGATGGGTGTTAATCCACCGGGAAACCACCGAAAAAATAATGCTGGAGAAGGAAAAGGCGATTTTAATCGACAAGCTTCAGCAGGAGCGCGACCAATTGGAAGCGGTTATTGAAAGCATGCAGGAAGGGGTCATTTTATCCGACCCCAAAGGAAGCATTGTGAAATCCAACAGCGCCGCCAGGCAAATGTTGGGTTCCGATGATTCCAAAGACGGCCCCAACCATCTTACCCAATTCTTATTCGATTCGCAACTGCATGTTTTTGACGGCGCTTTCCGTTCGTTCGAGGAAAAGCCCTTCAGCCGGGTTTTCCTCGGCGAAACCGTTCTTCGGCAGACGAGTACCGGCAACATTCGTTATATCAGTTATAATAAAACTTTAGTCATGAATTCGGATGGTACACCGACCCTCACTGTATTGATGTGCCGTGACATCACCTATCGGGAACAGTTGATCCGAAGATTGGAGCAAGAGCAGGCTCGGTTGCAGGCAATTTTGGAACAGATGCCTTCGGGAGTCATCATTGTTGAAGCTCCGTCAGGAAAGGTCATATCAGCGAATAAACGCTATGGCGAGATCCTGTGCCTTTCCTTCTTTCCGCTGGAATTGAGCGAGCTGTACCATGCGATAAAGTGTTTCCGCGGCGACGGACGGCCCTTTTCCCAAGAGGAACGGCCATTATTCCGGTCCCTGCAATATGGAGAAATTGTTTCCAACGAAGAGATCATTGTGCAACGGGCCGACGGCAGCTTCGGAGTGATCCTGGAAAGTTCGGCCCCGGTTTTGGACCGGGAGGATAAGATTGTCGCAGCGGTACTCGTGCTTACGGAGATTACCAATTTGAAAGAGGCGATGACCAAGGCGGCGCTCGCCAATCAGTTGCAGCAAATTATCGAGTTTTTACCGGACGGAACCTTCGTGGTCGATAAGGACCGCAAAGTAATTGCCTGGAACCGCGCCAATGAACTGTTGACCGGGGCGTTTAAGGCAGAGATCCTTGGCCAGGAGGCTTATGCGAATACCACGGTCTGTCCCGAGCAATTGAGAATGATCGATATTGTATTGGACGGCGCCTCTGAGAACATTGAAGCGGAGTTTGACAAGAACGGCGATGTCTTGGCGCGGCAAGTTTTATTGCCGTCGCTCAACCAAAGGAGCAACGTTTATCTGGAGCTCAAGGCCACGCCCTTGCGGAACGAGTATGGGGATACGCTGGGGGTCATTGAGACGATTCGCGATATCACCCGGCAAAAGGAGTTGGAGGCGGAGACCATCCGGATGCAAAAGATTGAGTCGGTCGGAATTCTGGCGGGCGGTATCGCGCATGATTTCAATAATTATTTGGCAGCCATTCTTTCCAATATTCAGCTGGCCGGATTGCGGTTTGAGAATGGCCGGGACATCCGGCCGCTATTGGCGACAGTGGAGGGACTGGTTTCCAAAGCAACCGGATTAACCAAGCAGTTGCTGGCTTTTTCCAAAGGCGGCATCCCGATTAAAAAAATCACTTCCTTGAAGGAGCTGGTTCTGGATACCGTCGAGTTTGTTTTGCGGGGCTCCAGGGTTTCCTGTTATTGCGTTATTCCGGAGGAGCTTCGTCAAGCCGAGGTGGACCCCGGCCAGATTACCCAGGTACTGACCAATCTGTTGATCAATGCCTCCCAGGCCATGCCGGAGGGCGGGAACATCACGGTCCGCTGCGAGAATACGCCCTGGGATTCGATGGATAGCTTACCCATCAAGCCGGGAGAGTACGTCAAAGTATCGGTGATCGATCAAGGACCGGGGATTCCCCAAGAGAATCTGGCCAAGATCTTTGACCCTTATTTCACCACCAAAAAACAGGGAAACGGGCTTGGCCTGGCGGTCTGCTACAGTATCATCAACAATCACGGCGGCTATATCGGTGTGGAATCCAAGGCCGGGTCGGGTTCGACTTTTTATTTTTACTTGCCGGCCATCAGCGAGTTGGATGCCGCCACGGAAGCAGTGCGGGATGAAGATTTGGACGAAGCCGAGGAACATGGCAAGATCCTGATCATGGATGATGAAAAGAATATCACGATTCCAGTGAGCCAGATTCTGCAACGGGTGGGCTACGAAGTGGATCTGGCCAGCGACGGCGCAGAGGCGATTACCAAGTACATCAAGGCGCAAACCGAGGGAGAACCTTATGACGCGGTGATTCTGGATTTGACCGTTCCGGGAGGGATGAACGGCAAACGAACGATCGAACAATTGCTCAAGATCAGTCCGAATGTGCGGGCCATTGTTTGCAGCGGATATTCCGAAGACCCGGTGTTGGCCCATTATAAGGATTTCAATTTTCGGGACGTCGTGCTCAAACCCTATAAGGTGGAAGAATTGCGCCGAGTCTTATACAGGGTATTGCATGAATAA
- a CDS encoding FAD-dependent oxidoreductase — protein MKVVVIGCTHAGTAAILNLKQADPAIEITVYERNSTISFLSCGIALYVGGVIRDPQGLFYSSPQKMAELGVVTKMRHDVTEADLAAKRLKVRDLDSGNEFEDRYDKLIITTGSWPVVPELPGIKLENILLSKNYEHSKAIVEKAKTARRITVVGAGYIGVELVEAFRAQGKEVTLIDSAGRILAKYLDQHFTDLAEQALREHGVRLALGEAITGFAGQSGKVTAVLTERGRHETDLAILCIGFRPNTRLFREQLTMLPNGAIVVDEYMRTSQPDVFAAGDCCAVRFNPTGQPEYIPLATNAVRMGTLAARNLISPAVRYLGTQGTSGIKIYDYNIAATGLTEESAGALGLDVQASLIVENYRPEFMPDYEAVHLKVVYERVSRRILGAQLLSKAELTQSINTLSVCIQAQMTLDELAFVDFFFQPHYNKPWNFLNSVALQAPRS, from the coding sequence ATGAAAGTCGTTGTGATCGGCTGTACCCACGCCGGGACCGCCGCGATTTTGAACCTGAAGCAAGCGGATCCCGCGATTGAAATCACGGTTTATGAAAGAAACAGCACCATCTCATTTCTCTCCTGTGGCATCGCCCTCTATGTCGGGGGAGTGATCCGGGACCCGCAGGGGCTTTTTTATTCTTCGCCGCAGAAAATGGCGGAGCTGGGCGTGGTTACCAAAATGCGGCATGACGTGACGGAGGCCGATCTCGCGGCCAAACGGCTCAAAGTGCGCGATCTGGACTCCGGAAACGAATTTGAGGATCGCTATGACAAGCTGATCATTACCACCGGTTCGTGGCCGGTGGTTCCGGAGTTGCCCGGAATTAAGCTGGAGAATATTTTACTCTCCAAGAATTACGAGCATTCCAAGGCCATTGTGGAAAAGGCCAAAACCGCCCGGCGAATCACGGTGGTGGGGGCGGGATATATCGGCGTTGAATTGGTCGAGGCTTTTCGCGCTCAGGGCAAGGAGGTCACCCTGATCGACAGCGCCGGCCGGATCCTCGCGAAGTATCTGGATCAACACTTTACCGACCTGGCCGAGCAGGCTCTACGGGAGCACGGCGTCCGCCTGGCTCTGGGAGAAGCCATTACCGGCTTTGCCGGCCAATCGGGCAAGGTGACGGCGGTCCTGACCGAGCGGGGGCGGCACGAAACCGATCTGGCCATTCTGTGCATTGGGTTCCGGCCCAATACCAGGCTGTTCCGGGAGCAGTTGACGATGCTGCCCAACGGCGCCATCGTGGTCGATGAGTACATGCGGACCAGCCAGCCGGATGTTTTCGCCGCGGGCGACTGCTGCGCGGTGCGGTTCAACCCCACCGGCCAACCGGAGTATATTCCGCTCGCTACCAATGCGGTGCGCATGGGAACCCTGGCGGCCCGGAACTTGATAAGCCCGGCCGTGCGCTACCTCGGCACCCAAGGAACCTCGGGCATCAAGATCTACGACTACAATATCGCGGCCACCGGATTGACCGAAGAGAGCGCCGGAGCTTTGGGGCTGGATGTCCAAGCGTCGTTGATCGTTGAGAATTATCGCCCCGAATTTATGCCGGACTATGAGGCAGTCCATTTGAAAGTGGTTTACGAGCGCGTTTCGCGCCGGATCCTCGGCGCTCAGCTGCTTTCCAAGGCCGAGCTGACCCAGTCGATCAATACCTTGTCGGTTTGCATTCAAGCCCAAATGACCCTGGATGAATTGGCCTTCGTGGACTTCTTCTTCCAGCCGCATTACAATAAGCCGTGGAACTTTTTAAACTCCGTGGCGCTTCAGGCCCCTCGGTCGTAG
- a CDS encoding PAS domain-containing protein, with the protein MNGTPIVMFVTDANGTILEYTGDETVKSMMQQLGFRPGVRFTEECNGTNAVSLALRHKCPIKLVGMDHYHEFVRRSACFTIPFRNDLGTILGTITIMTSSEQSHDLFITLLGTVVDSVERELLLRQQNKKLKLLNQIISDTTRIGIVLTDVDGRITEFNNYAEKLTRLSRINLLGKPVQELKYLGNFIAQILTTCEKKEDTEFVIEDSENSVKTVCLFNGMPVYDERNGLIGALGKFHDATDAI; encoded by the coding sequence ATGAACGGAACTCCGATTGTGATGTTTGTGACCGATGCGAACGGTACGATCCTGGAATATACCGGAGATGAAACGGTGAAGAGCATGATGCAGCAATTGGGTTTCCGTCCGGGAGTCCGTTTCACCGAGGAATGCAACGGAACCAATGCAGTATCCCTTGCCCTTCGACACAAATGCCCCATCAAATTAGTCGGAATGGATCATTATCACGAATTTGTGCGGCGCTCCGCTTGTTTTACCATTCCGTTCCGGAACGATTTGGGAACGATTCTCGGTACGATAACCATTATGACCTCCAGTGAACAGTCCCATGATCTCTTCATTACCTTATTGGGAACGGTGGTTGACTCCGTCGAGCGAGAGCTGCTATTACGGCAGCAGAATAAGAAACTGAAATTGCTGAATCAGATCATCAGCGACACCACCAGAATCGGGATTGTATTGACCGATGTGGACGGCAGAATCACCGAATTCAACAATTATGCGGAAAAACTCACGCGGCTCAGCCGGATCAATCTTTTGGGAAAGCCGGTTCAAGAATTGAAGTATCTCGGCAACTTTATCGCTCAAATCCTGACAACCTGTGAAAAGAAAGAAGATACCGAGTTTGTGATCGAAGATTCGGAAAATTCCGTCAAGACAGTCTGTCTGTTTAACGGAATGCCCGTTTATGACGAACGAAATGGATTAATCGGAGCCCTGGGAAAGTTTCACGACGCCACGGATGCCATATAG
- a CDS encoding glycoside hydrolase family 3 C-terminal domain-containing protein: MELKEIIAKLSLEEKFAILTGLDNWRTVPVERLGIPSVVMSDGPHGLRKVVKDETGAETTLQAVCFPTSAAMSATWNPELVRQVGQALGEECGAMGVDILLGPGTNIKRTPLCGRNFEYYSEDPLLAGELAAAYIDGVQSQGVGTSLKHFATNNQEFDRFQISSEVDIRTLREIYFKPFEIAVKRSQPWTVMCAYNRLNGIYCSENRFLLDELLRREWGFEGIVVSDWWAVHDRAKSLGASLELEMPFTPDSAANLREAYEKGAISDATIDEALERLLKLIFRAAGTREGRAKQYDLQRHHALAKAGAIEAITLLKNEDDLLPIRRDRAQKVVIIGGLAEKPAFEGGGSSYVNPLLVDIPLEQIKALAGDAVEINYFPVLSAANYQVNQLNLAMAAARKADLAIVFAGNRNGAEFRGRDGIESEEYDRNYLTLSPETEMVIQRIASQNPNTAVIVQAGAAVDMSAWIHPVKAVLFAWYTGQAAGSALAEILFGVANPSGKIAETFPLRIEDTPAYATYPGNGSASWYAEGLMVGYRYYDTYQKEVLFPFGHGLSYTTFGYSALEIAPSTAAERDTVTVSCKVKNSGGRKGKETVQLYVRDVASKVLRPDKELKAFAKIELEPGAEQTVNFELKRDAFAYYNTSLHDWHVESGEFEILIGASSRDIRLAGSVSIEAEQDFS; encoded by the coding sequence ATGGAACTCAAAGAGATCATTGCCAAGCTGAGTCTGGAAGAAAAATTCGCGATCCTCACCGGCCTGGATAATTGGCGGACCGTGCCCGTGGAACGGTTGGGGATTCCGTCGGTCGTCATGTCGGATGGACCGCACGGCTTACGCAAAGTGGTGAAGGATGAGACGGGTGCCGAGACCACGCTCCAGGCCGTCTGTTTCCCGACTTCGGCGGCGATGTCGGCCACCTGGAATCCGGAATTGGTGCGCCAGGTCGGCCAAGCGCTGGGCGAGGAATGCGGCGCGATGGGAGTGGACATTCTGTTGGGACCGGGTACCAACATCAAGCGGACTCCGCTCTGCGGCCGCAATTTCGAGTATTATTCGGAGGACCCGCTGCTCGCGGGCGAGTTGGCGGCGGCATACATCGACGGTGTGCAGAGCCAAGGCGTGGGAACCTCTCTCAAGCATTTCGCCACCAACAACCAGGAGTTCGACCGCTTCCAGATCAGCAGCGAAGTCGATATCCGGACGCTGCGGGAGATCTACTTCAAGCCTTTTGAGATCGCCGTCAAAAGATCTCAACCGTGGACCGTAATGTGCGCCTATAACCGTTTGAACGGCATCTATTGCAGTGAAAACCGCTTCTTGCTCGATGAACTGCTCCGCCGGGAGTGGGGGTTCGAAGGAATCGTGGTCTCCGACTGGTGGGCCGTGCATGACCGGGCCAAGTCGCTTGGCGCCAGCCTGGAACTGGAGATGCCCTTTACCCCCGATAGCGCCGCGAACCTTCGCGAAGCCTACGAAAAGGGCGCCATCAGTGACGCTACGATCGATGAAGCGTTGGAACGCTTGTTGAAGCTCATCTTCCGCGCCGCCGGAACCCGGGAAGGACGGGCGAAGCAATACGACCTCCAGCGCCATCATGCTTTGGCGAAGGCCGGAGCGATTGAGGCAATTACCTTATTGAAGAACGAGGATGACCTACTGCCGATCCGGCGCGATCGCGCTCAAAAGGTCGTGATCATCGGCGGCTTGGCCGAAAAACCGGCCTTCGAAGGCGGCGGCAGCTCCTATGTAAACCCGCTGTTGGTCGACATCCCGTTGGAGCAGATCAAAGCACTGGCCGGAGATGCGGTAGAAATTAATTATTTCCCGGTGTTGTCCGCTGCCAACTATCAGGTCAATCAGCTGAATCTGGCGATGGCCGCCGCGCGCAAGGCCGATCTGGCGATCGTCTTTGCCGGTAACCGCAATGGCGCCGAATTCCGGGGCCGGGACGGCATCGAATCCGAGGAATACGACCGGAATTACCTGACCCTTTCACCCGAAACCGAAATGGTGATTCAGCGCATTGCCAGTCAAAACCCGAATACTGCGGTCATCGTGCAAGCGGGCGCCGCCGTGGATATGTCGGCGTGGATCCATCCGGTGAAAGCCGTGCTTTTCGCCTGGTATACCGGGCAAGCGGCCGGCAGCGCCCTGGCGGAGATCCTGTTCGGAGTGGCCAATCCCAGCGGTAAGATCGCCGAGACGTTCCCGCTGCGCATCGAGGATACTCCGGCCTACGCCACCTATCCAGGGAATGGTTCCGCCTCCTGGTACGCCGAGGGCTTAATGGTCGGCTACCGCTATTACGATACCTATCAAAAAGAGGTGCTCTTCCCCTTCGGACATGGCCTCTCCTATACCACATTCGGCTATTCGGCTCTGGAGATCGCGCCTTCCACCGCCGCCGAGCGCGATACGGTGACGGTCTCCTGTAAAGTGAAGAATAGCGGCGGGCGGAAGGGCAAGGAAACCGTGCAACTCTATGTCCGGGATGTGGCCAGCAAGGTCTTGCGCCCCGACAAAGAACTGAAGGCCTTCGCCAAAATCGAACTGGAGCCGGGCGCGGAGCAAACGGTCAACTTTGAACTGAAACGGGATGCCTTCGCTTACTATAATACGTCGCTCCACGACTGGCACGTCGAAAGCGGCGAATTCGAGATCCTGATCGGCGCATCCTCGCGGGATATCCGGTTAGCGGGGAGTGTTTCGATCGAGGCGGAGCAAGATTTTTCATAA
- a CDS encoding AraC family transcriptional regulator, which produces MNAFLETRSYSSDFAVSAFYAANNNFLAHWHLEVEMMLVCSGNIRIGINKEARVLHQGEMALFRSTDIHYYDSRDLHSRIIVLIFRPELIGSPGGWPENRQFDPAFIDQAVLAELAEPIRNGITALFEEIVAELETRSPHYRLYVSGKIAQLCALILRHFPTRPVTSPRNEAKKPDILRVQKVIQHLETHYMEEISLAGIARMSGLSPYYFSRLFAKFTGITFKEYLTRIRVQKAEQLIQTGQKSMIDTAFDCGFNSVRTFNRAFRTVKGYPPSRIG; this is translated from the coding sequence ATGAACGCGTTTCTGGAGACAAGAAGCTACAGCTCAGACTTTGCGGTCAGCGCGTTTTATGCCGCCAACAATAATTTTCTGGCTCACTGGCATCTTGAAGTGGAAATGATGCTGGTTTGTTCGGGAAACATCCGGATTGGGATCAATAAGGAAGCGCGGGTCCTGCACCAAGGCGAAATGGCCCTCTTCCGGAGCACGGATATCCACTATTACGATAGCCGGGATTTACACTCGCGGATTATCGTCTTGATCTTCCGTCCCGAATTGATCGGGAGCCCCGGAGGCTGGCCGGAGAACCGGCAATTCGACCCCGCTTTCATCGATCAGGCGGTTCTCGCTGAGCTTGCTGAACCGATCCGGAACGGGATCACGGCTTTATTCGAAGAGATCGTCGCCGAGTTGGAAACGAGAAGTCCGCATTACCGCCTTTATGTCAGCGGTAAAATTGCTCAACTCTGCGCTCTGATACTGCGCCATTTTCCCACCCGCCCCGTGACATCCCCCAGGAACGAAGCCAAAAAGCCGGATATCCTGCGAGTGCAGAAGGTGATTCAACATTTGGAGACCCATTATATGGAGGAGATCTCCCTGGCCGGAATCGCCCGGATGTCCGGTCTCAGTCCGTATTATTTCTCACGGCTGTTCGCGAAATTCACCGGGATCACCTTCAAGGAGTATCTCACCCGGATTCGGGTCCAAAAAGCGGAGCAACTGATTCAGACCGGTCAGAAATCGATGATTGACACCGCTTTTGACTGCGGATTCAATAGCGTCCGGACTTTCAACCGCGCTTTCCGGACGGTCAAAGGGTATCCACCGTCACGGATCGGGTAA
- a CDS encoding thiamine pyrophosphate-binding protein encodes MKTIAALLVEHLRKFGIHHVFGIPGRAVEPLVGEFDKQGVQFVLCRHETGAGFAASGYALTNRRLGVAVSAAGPGGMNMLTAAAQAQIMNLPVLFITGHPALAEMRRTFGLDASYLEGNLVKMFEPVTMFSARVERGELFPLYFKHALEKTLLGGGGPVHLNIPTDVLTETVADFEIDFPSFPPNVSVGIEKIVPMLMEARTPVLFLGKGVNIAGAYEEVQILAQRLNIPVITSPGGKGAFPNRDIHYLGTFGLGGTEQATAIFRDGIDLMIIVGDSVSDMSASAMTPNIYPKQVIHFDYDATFVGKALPVPTIPVIGDIKENLRRLLDKVEPEESFHLKLRSMRLSSNTEETDQESSLLTAAKTFKILRQHLPADTVAFGDAGSNTFYAVKYFDILEPGTFHFDENFITMGHGIGFSIGAKFANPAKKVLCITGDGCTFMHGTEISTAVCNNLSIIFVVINNGRLDMPEKAMKYLVGHVVGAVFEKPLDVTMFARSLGAFAICCKNERELEAGIKSALEHEGPVVLEAVVDPEEIPPTLSRERN; translated from the coding sequence GTGAAAACGATCGCTGCATTGTTGGTAGAACATTTGCGGAAATTCGGAATTCATCATGTTTTCGGCATTCCTGGAAGAGCGGTGGAGCCGCTGGTCGGCGAATTCGACAAGCAGGGGGTCCAGTTTGTCCTTTGCCGTCATGAAACCGGGGCGGGTTTTGCGGCATCCGGATATGCACTGACGAATCGGCGCCTTGGCGTGGCCGTCAGTGCGGCGGGTCCGGGAGGCATGAATATGTTGACCGCTGCCGCGCAAGCCCAAATTATGAATCTACCCGTTTTATTCATTACGGGGCACCCGGCCCTGGCGGAGATGAGAAGAACGTTTGGGCTGGATGCTTCTTATCTTGAGGGAAATCTGGTTAAAATGTTTGAGCCGGTGACCATGTTCAGCGCCAGGGTTGAACGGGGAGAACTTTTTCCGTTGTATTTCAAACATGCCTTGGAAAAGACGCTCCTGGGAGGGGGCGGTCCGGTCCACCTGAATATCCCCACGGATGTTCTCACCGAGACAGTCGCAGATTTTGAAATTGATTTTCCCTCGTTTCCCCCCAATGTTTCGGTGGGGATCGAAAAGATTGTTCCGATGCTGATGGAGGCGAGAACTCCAGTGCTTTTTCTCGGCAAAGGAGTCAATATCGCCGGCGCCTATGAGGAGGTTCAGATCCTGGCGCAGCGCCTCAATATTCCGGTTATTACCTCGCCCGGAGGAAAAGGAGCGTTTCCCAACCGCGATATTCATTATTTAGGAACGTTTGGGCTGGGCGGTACCGAACAGGCCACCGCCATTTTCCGGGATGGGATCGATCTGATGATTATTGTTGGCGACAGCGTTTCCGACATGTCGGCCTCGGCAATGACTCCCAATATCTACCCCAAGCAAGTAATTCATTTTGACTATGACGCCACCTTTGTGGGGAAGGCTCTTCCGGTGCCCACCATACCGGTGATTGGCGATATTAAGGAGAATTTGCGAAGGCTCCTCGACAAAGTGGAGCCGGAGGAGAGCTTCCATCTGAAGCTGCGAAGCATGAGGCTGTCTTCCAACACCGAGGAAACCGATCAAGAGTCCAGCTTGCTGACGGCAGCCAAGACGTTTAAAATTTTGCGCCAGCATCTTCCGGCCGATACAGTCGCTTTTGGAGATGCAGGCAGCAATACGTTTTATGCGGTGAAATATTTCGATATACTGGAGCCCGGGACCTTTCATTTTGATGAGAACTTTATAACCATGGGCCATGGCATCGGATTTTCCATTGGCGCCAAGTTTGCGAATCCGGCGAAAAAAGTCCTGTGCATCACCGGCGACGGCTGTACGTTTATGCATGGCACGGAAATTTCGACAGCCGTATGCAACAATCTGTCCATCATCTTTGTGGTGATTAATAACGGACGGCTCGATATGCCGGAAAAGGCCATGAAATATCTGGTGGGGCATGTCGTCGGCGCCGTCTTTGAGAAGCCGCTGGATGTCACCATGTTTGCCCGTTCGTTAGGCGCCTTTGCTATCTGCTGCAAAAATGAGCGGGAGTTGGAAGCGGGAATCAAGTCCGCCCTCGAACATGAGGGCCCCGTAGTTTTGGAAGCCGTGGTCGATCCGGAAGAAATTCCGCCGACATTGAGCAGAGAACGAAATTAG